One window from the genome of Verrucomicrobiia bacterium encodes:
- the nrdR gene encoding transcriptional regulator NrdR: protein MRCPKCGGPDDKVIDSRSSREGRAIRRRRVCLQCGHRYTTYEQIERTELMVVKRDGRRELFSREKLLSGLRKACEKRPIDPEIVSDAAERIADDLANEYDREMPVMAIGERVMETLRALDKVAYVRYASVYRRFEEADEFVEVVTKLERQRHDTSTLRLPGL from the coding sequence ATGCGATGCCCGAAGTGCGGCGGTCCCGACGACAAGGTGATTGATTCCCGGAGTTCTCGGGAAGGTCGGGCGATCCGTCGCCGCCGTGTCTGCCTCCAATGTGGGCACCGCTACACCACCTACGAACAGATCGAGCGCACCGAACTGATGGTGGTCAAGCGGGACGGGCGGCGCGAACTGTTCTCCCGCGAGAAACTCCTGAGCGGCCTCCGCAAGGCCTGCGAAAAGCGCCCGATCGACCCGGAAATCGTCAGCGATGCCGCCGAACGCATCGCCGACGATCTGGCCAACGAGTACGATCGCGAGATGCCCGTCATGGCCATCGGCGAACGGGTCATGGAAACCCTTCGCGCTCTCGACAAGGTCGCCTACGTCCGCTACGCCAGCGTTTACAGGAGGTTCGAAGAGGCCGATGAATTCGTGGAGGTCGTCACCAAACTCGAACGCCAGCGCCATGATACATCTACACTCCGACTACCTGGTCTTTGA
- a CDS encoding type II secretion system protein, which translates to MNSTSHLTARRERPAFTLIELLVVIAIIAILASMLLPALAKAKSKAQGILCLSNTKQLSLVWRLYTDDNEDKLIGAAGWTPPGGRAIPNWTGGSWLTLNNRTDPNNWDHDAYTKKSPLWPYTGNTVGIFKCPADKTTAKATRGPLQGQTVPRIRSVSMNNWVGGPGWGNSGPWVPNAASGWKTYLRLTEILDPGPSSTFVFLDEREDSINDGYFVVDMAGYPQGAAGTPQGSRFKIVDYPASYHNGAGGLSFADGHSEIRKWVDPRTRPGISKVDRPLDITSANNRDVFWMQERSTRWH; encoded by the coding sequence ATGAACTCAACTTCACATCTCACGGCCAGGCGCGAGCGGCCCGCGTTCACCCTCATCGAACTGCTCGTCGTCATTGCCATCATCGCCATTCTGGCCTCGATGCTCCTTCCCGCCCTGGCCAAGGCGAAGTCCAAGGCCCAAGGCATCCTTTGCCTCAGCAACACCAAACAGCTTTCCCTCGTCTGGCGCCTCTACACGGACGACAACGAGGACAAGTTGATCGGGGCTGCCGGGTGGACGCCGCCGGGCGGACGGGCCATTCCCAACTGGACAGGCGGGAGCTGGCTCACCCTCAACAACCGGACCGATCCCAACAACTGGGACCACGACGCCTACACCAAGAAGAGCCCGCTCTGGCCCTACACAGGTAACACCGTCGGCATCTTCAAGTGCCCGGCCGACAAGACCACCGCCAAGGCCACCCGCGGCCCGCTCCAGGGCCAGACCGTCCCCCGTATCCGCAGTGTCTCCATGAACAACTGGGTTGGCGGACCCGGCTGGGGCAACTCAGGGCCCTGGGTCCCCAATGCCGCGTCCGGCTGGAAGACGTACCTCCGCCTCACTGAAATCCTCGATCCCGGCCCCTCCAGCACCTTCGTCTTCCTCGACGAACGCGAGGACAGCATCAACGACGGCTATTTCGTCGTGGACATGGCCGGCTATCCCCAAGGCGCCGCCGGCACTCCGCAGGGCAGCCGGTTTAAGATCGTCGATTACCCGGCCAGCTATCACAACGGCGCTGGTGGCCTCTCGTTCGCCGATGGCCACTCCGAGATCCGCAAGTGGGTCGATCCCCGCACCCGCCCCGGCATCAGCAAGGTCGATCGTCCCCTCGACATCACCTCCGCCAACAACCGCGACGTGTTCTGGATGCAGGAGCGGTCCACCCGCTGGCACTGA
- a CDS encoding MarR family transcriptional regulator, whose protein sequence is MGTRWGINRTVAQIHALLFTSSRPLPAEEIASTLQVARSNVSNSLRELQGWGVIRLVHVMGDKRDHFEAMKDVWEMFRVVLDERKKREIDPTLGMLRDCVAESAGDGGTDPYTERRLRELAEFFELTGSWYTQIRNWPTPVIARFMKLGDKVRKLLNLGD, encoded by the coding sequence ATGGGAACGCGTTGGGGCATCAACCGGACGGTCGCCCAGATTCACGCTCTCCTTTTCACGTCGTCCCGCCCCCTCCCCGCCGAGGAGATCGCATCAACCCTCCAGGTGGCCCGGTCGAACGTCAGCAACAGCCTTCGCGAACTTCAGGGCTGGGGGGTCATCCGGCTGGTTCATGTCATGGGCGACAAGCGGGATCATTTCGAGGCCATGAAGGATGTCTGGGAGATGTTCCGGGTGGTCCTCGACGAACGGAAGAAACGGGAGATCGACCCCACCCTCGGCATGCTCCGGGATTGTGTCGCCGAATCGGCCGGGGACGGGGGGACAGATCCGTACACGGAGCGGCGCCTGCGGGAACTGGCGGAGTTCTTCGAACTGACGGGCTCCTGGTACACCCAGATCCGGAACTGGCCCACCCCGGTGATCGCCCGGTTCATGAAACTCGGCGACAAGGTCCGAAAGCTCCTGAACCTGGGCGACTGA
- a CDS encoding DUF2071 domain-containing protein, translating to MKRRILVNFRIRPEVLAPRVPRPFRLKTVRGWGLAGICLIRLEHLRPGPLPAWAGLSSENAAHRIAVSWDSEDGERDGVFILGRDTNSGVNRWAGGRLFPGVHRFANFHTFETGGRMEVTVCDGDGVVVSRVVAEATEDWPAESVFGSLAEASEFFRDGCTGWSRALDGRGIEGAQLEPDWWAMTALKAIAAESRVFQDPERFPAGTVELDSALGMYGIPHTWRNLGLWPAPAPERASGSGACPRGTHGPGALFRFP from the coding sequence ATGAAACGTCGCATTCTGGTGAATTTCCGGATCCGACCGGAGGTACTGGCGCCGCGGGTGCCCCGTCCGTTCCGATTGAAGACCGTTCGCGGCTGGGGGTTGGCGGGGATCTGTCTGATCCGGCTCGAACACCTCCGTCCGGGTCCGCTGCCGGCATGGGCGGGGTTGTCGTCCGAGAATGCCGCCCATCGCATTGCGGTCAGTTGGGACTCGGAGGATGGGGAGCGGGACGGGGTGTTCATCCTGGGCCGGGATACGAATTCGGGGGTGAACCGGTGGGCTGGGGGCCGTTTGTTTCCCGGGGTGCATCGGTTCGCGAACTTCCATACGTTCGAAACCGGGGGGCGGATGGAAGTCACCGTGTGCGACGGCGACGGCGTTGTGGTATCCCGGGTGGTGGCGGAGGCGACAGAGGACTGGCCGGCGGAATCGGTATTCGGATCCCTGGCGGAGGCGTCCGAGTTCTTCCGGGACGGATGTACGGGGTGGTCCCGCGCGCTGGACGGCAGGGGCATCGAGGGGGCTCAACTGGAACCGGACTGGTGGGCAATGACTGCCCTGAAGGCGATTGCCGCCGAATCGCGGGTTTTCCAAGATCCTGAACGATTCCCGGCCGGCACGGTGGAACTTGATTCGGCATTGGGCATGTACGGCATCCCGCACACCTGGCGCAATCTGGGGCTTTGGCCGGCCCCGGCGCCAGAGAGGGCGAGCGGGAGCGGAGCTTGTCCCCGGGGCACGCACGGGCCGGGTGCGTTGTTCCGGTTTCCATGA